Proteins from a genomic interval of Sphingobacterium lactis:
- a CDS encoding L-dopachrome tautomerase-related protein, which produces MSQTIDPRLEVVATFGESQPIGVSVSSDNRVFVSFPKRQPYVYGLTEIVAGERKPFPDAAWNAVEGKAEEHFVNVQDIYVDTNDQLWVLDSKPASSGSIFGSSDKGPKAGQFKMVQIDLGTNQVKRVYTFDDLDKTKSGLNDVRIDTEKGLAYFSDPGQAAIIVMDLKSGRSRKALANSEFTLADSTIVLQFDGEDMVDHHDKPFSSNVNGIALTKDNKWFYFKPINAKKLYRIATEYLADPKLTDAELAKHVEDMGEVGITHGLAADKENNIYLTTSLDYTVRRLKPDGKIEILAQDSRILWPDSMGVGSDGYLYFSCAQMHLLPHWNYGANKLIFPFGVYRVKVL; this is translated from the coding sequence ATGTCCCAAACCATTGACCCGCGCTTGGAAGTTGTCGCTACGTTCGGCGAATCCCAGCCAATTGGCGTATCTGTCTCATCCGATAACCGAGTTTTTGTATCCTTTCCGAAACGGCAACCCTATGTTTATGGATTGACGGAAATCGTTGCGGGCGAGCGGAAGCCTTTTCCCGATGCCGCTTGGAATGCAGTTGAAGGCAAAGCAGAGGAACATTTTGTGAACGTGCAGGATATCTATGTGGATACAAATGATCAATTATGGGTATTGGACTCCAAACCGGCTTCCTCTGGATCCATTTTCGGCAGTTCGGATAAGGGACCGAAAGCTGGTCAATTTAAAATGGTACAGATTGATCTGGGAACCAACCAAGTCAAAAGAGTATATACCTTTGATGACCTGGATAAAACAAAATCAGGACTCAATGATGTCCGTATCGATACGGAAAAGGGATTGGCTTATTTCTCCGACCCTGGGCAGGCAGCCATTATCGTTATGGATCTGAAGTCCGGCAGAAGTAGGAAAGCGTTGGCGAATTCCGAATTTACGCTCGCGGATTCGACGATCGTCCTGCAGTTTGATGGGGAAGATATGGTTGACCATCATGATAAACCCTTCTCTTCGAATGTGAACGGTATTGCCCTGACGAAAGATAACAAATGGTTCTACTTTAAGCCCATCAATGCGAAAAAACTCTATCGTATCGCGACCGAATACCTTGCCGATCCAAAGCTGACCGATGCCGAATTGGCGAAACATGTGGAAGATATGGGGGAAGTAGGGATTACCCATGGCTTGGCAGCGGATAAGGAAAACAACATCTACCTTACCACCTCATTAGATTATACCGTTCGCCGCCTGAAACCGGATGGAAAAATAGAGATTCTGGCGCAGGACTCCCGGATATTGTGGCCTGACTCGATGGGCGTGGGATCAGATGGATACCTGTACTTCTCCTGTGCGCAGATGCATCTGCTACCGCATTGGAATTACGGCGCCAACAAATTAATCTTTCCCTTTGGTGTTTACCGTGTCAAGGTATTATAG
- a CDS encoding glycosyltransferase family 2 protein, protein MTVPFFSIIIPLYNSEDYIIKTLESISKQNFNDFEVIIINDGSTDNGATICENYCLNDQRFNLFNQSNQGVSSARNQGIKEANGKYLLFIDADDFIDAHYLETLQKEQLKYPESFIVLDFYKVDLEGEKNEIYNIKDQAISCYDFTHQFHITKYGYVASKIYDRSIVIENNVQFPENIKLAEDCIFFINYLRFIEKIFLSSYKGYYYQVIPNSAVSRKISMQDIFTLYDQIKLSLTQLLEKSNSKDLVGGQLTFWTKALFDNIYNLNLTKVKRIESLQFMHKAYHHEVMTLFSKSRVRGKLLKLSFQMQSFQLFDKLFLRFER, encoded by the coding sequence ATGACGGTTCCATTTTTTTCAATCATAATTCCCTTATATAATTCTGAAGATTATATTATTAAAACCCTAGAGAGTATCAGCAAACAAAACTTTAATGACTTTGAAGTCATCATTATCAATGATGGCTCAACAGACAATGGAGCCACCATTTGCGAAAACTATTGCTTAAATGACCAACGCTTCAACTTATTTAACCAAAGTAACCAAGGAGTCAGCAGTGCGCGAAATCAGGGGATCAAGGAAGCTAATGGTAAATACCTCCTTTTTATTGATGCAGATGATTTTATTGATGCCCACTACTTAGAAACTCTGCAAAAGGAACAATTGAAGTATCCTGAAAGCTTTATTGTTCTTGATTTCTATAAGGTTGATCTGGAAGGTGAAAAAAATGAAATTTATAACATCAAAGATCAAGCAATATCCTGTTATGATTTTACCCATCAATTCCATATCACCAAATACGGCTATGTAGCCTCTAAAATATACGATAGGTCCATTGTCATTGAAAACAATGTTCAATTCCCTGAAAACATAAAATTAGCTGAGGATTGCATCTTTTTTATCAATTATTTGAGATTTATTGAGAAGATCTTTCTTTCCTCATACAAAGGATATTATTATCAAGTAATCCCCAATTCTGCGGTCAGTAGAAAGATATCCATGCAGGATATTTTTACCTTATATGACCAAATTAAATTATCCTTAACCCAATTGCTTGAAAAATCCAATTCGAAAGATTTGGTCGGTGGACAATTAACTTTCTGGACCAAGGCTTTATTCGATAATATCTACAACCTCAACCTTACAAAGGTAAAAAGAATTGAATCCCTTCAATTCATGCACAAAGCATATCACCATGAAGTTATGACATTATTTTCCAAAAGTAGGGTTCGCGGCAAATTGTTGAAACTAAGCTTCCAAATGCAATCTTTCCAGCTATTTGACAAGTTATTTCTAAGATTCGAAAGATAA
- a CDS encoding group III truncated hemoglobin: MEEQRSDISNLDDIKLLVDSFYGKVRQDALIGPIFDREIGNNWPTHLEKMYRFWQTILFDAHTYNGRPFPPHAKLPIDKEHFERWLTLFESNLDAQFAGPVTEEARFRAHKMAELFQIKLQHIRQDPFRPLL, encoded by the coding sequence ATGGAAGAGCAAAGAAGCGATATCAGCAATCTCGACGACATCAAGCTGTTGGTGGATAGCTTTTACGGCAAAGTGCGTCAGGACGCCTTAATCGGCCCCATCTTCGATCGGGAGATCGGGAACAACTGGCCGACGCATCTGGAGAAGATGTACCGGTTCTGGCAGACCATCCTGTTCGATGCCCATACCTATAACGGCCGACCTTTTCCTCCACATGCAAAACTCCCCATTGATAAAGAACATTTTGAACGCTGGCTAACCCTATTCGAATCCAATCTGGATGCCCAGTTTGCAGGTCCGGTAACTGAAGAGGCCCGCTTTCGGGCACACAAGATGGCCGAGCTGTTCCAGATCAAATTGCAGCATATCCGACAAGATCCTTTCCGGCCATTACTCTAG
- a CDS encoding response regulator transcription factor codes for MANQKILVVDDEADIVELISYNLTKEGYQVYTASNGKEAIKVAKEVFPDLIILDVMMPEMDGIEACRLMRSMPEFKQVFMVFLTARSEEYSEIAGFNVGADDYIAKPIKPRALMSRINAILRRNTTEVIDDQTSDKLEIADLVIDRDSFLVYRGEEKFVLAKKEFELLYLLASKPNKVFTREQILKAIWEDSVVVTNRTIDVHIRKLREKIGDTYVTTVKGVGYKFELE; via the coding sequence ATGGCCAATCAAAAGATTCTTGTGGTTGATGACGAAGCAGATATCGTCGAACTCATTTCGTACAATTTAACCAAAGAAGGTTACCAAGTATATACAGCTTCCAATGGTAAGGAAGCTATTAAGGTTGCAAAAGAGGTTTTCCCGGACTTGATCATCTTGGATGTGATGATGCCGGAGATGGATGGTATCGAGGCGTGTCGGTTGATGCGTTCCATGCCGGAATTCAAGCAGGTATTTATGGTATTCCTAACTGCACGCAGTGAAGAATATTCGGAGATTGCCGGTTTTAATGTCGGTGCAGATGATTACATCGCCAAACCGATCAAACCTCGCGCACTGATGAGCCGTATCAACGCAATCCTGAGACGCAATACAACGGAAGTTATCGACGACCAGACCTCCGATAAATTGGAGATTGCCGATCTGGTCATTGACAGGGATTCCTTCCTGGTTTACCGCGGAGAAGAGAAGTTCGTGCTGGCCAAGAAAGAATTTGAATTGCTCTACCTGTTGGCCTCCAAGCCGAACAAGGTTTTTACTCGTGAACAAATCCTGAAGGCCATCTGGGAAGACTCGGTGGTCGTGACCAATCGGACGATCGACGTGCATATCCGAAAGCTCAGGGAAAAAATCGGCGATACCTATGTGACAACGGTCAAGGGAGTTGGCTACAAATTTGAATTAGAATAA
- a CDS encoding TlpA family protein disulfide reductase, with amino-acid sequence MKKFAIPFGICSLIGLGFSSCSNADSIQVGGVIHNPGNVKVVSFYEGETKLDSTFIADGNRFKFERPATQERLLTIAVGKNRYPVILEPGKEVEFNVDLQQPETYEVKNSELSTKLQSFAPKKARIDFVRDSLQQQFTKATTDMDANGIQNLRSQMLMEFAPFFKHYVKEAVDFSNANADLSGFYIMSTLDPEMAEPELIAYADKIKDEFPNNRFVTEFKTEVDKLRKLAVGQKAPEITAYTPDNKTVKLSDFKGKVVLVDFWASWCMPCREENPNIVRLYNANKDKNFTVLGVSLDNNPGSWMRAIQDDKLTWTNISDLQAWSSPLIIDYSIKGIPASYLLDENGVILAKNLRGKQLEDFLTKTLKN; translated from the coding sequence ATGAAAAAGTTTGCCATTCCATTTGGTATATGTAGTTTGATAGGTCTTGGGTTTAGCTCATGTTCCAATGCTGACAGTATTCAGGTTGGAGGGGTAATCCATAATCCGGGCAATGTGAAGGTGGTGAGTTTCTATGAAGGGGAGACCAAGTTGGACTCTACTTTTATCGCGGATGGGAATAGGTTCAAGTTTGAGCGTCCTGCCACGCAGGAACGGCTGTTGACCATTGCCGTGGGCAAGAACAGGTATCCTGTCATCTTGGAGCCGGGTAAGGAAGTTGAGTTCAATGTGGACCTGCAGCAACCTGAAACCTATGAAGTGAAGAATTCGGAGCTTTCGACGAAGCTGCAATCCTTCGCACCCAAAAAGGCGCGGATCGATTTCGTGCGCGACAGCCTGCAACAGCAGTTTACAAAAGCGACGACCGATATGGATGCCAATGGAATCCAGAACCTGCGGTCACAGATGCTGATGGAATTTGCTCCGTTCTTTAAGCACTACGTAAAAGAAGCGGTGGATTTTTCGAATGCCAATGCGGACCTGTCGGGGTTCTATATCATGAGCACCTTGGATCCGGAAATGGCCGAGCCTGAATTGATCGCCTATGCGGACAAGATCAAGGATGAGTTTCCGAACAACCGCTTTGTGACCGAATTTAAGACCGAAGTGGACAAGTTGCGGAAGCTGGCCGTAGGGCAGAAAGCTCCGGAAATTACGGCCTATACGCCGGACAATAAAACTGTAAAGCTGTCCGATTTTAAGGGCAAGGTTGTTCTGGTCGATTTTTGGGCATCCTGGTGTATGCCATGCCGGGAGGAGAATCCGAACATCGTTAGGCTCTATAATGCCAATAAGGACAAGAACTTTACCGTGTTGGGTGTTTCTTTGGATAATAACCCGGGTTCGTGGATGCGGGCCATTCAGGACGACAAATTGACCTGGACGAATATCTCGGATCTGCAGGCTTGGAGTTCGCCGTTAATCATCGATTATTCCATAAAGGGAATACCGGCTTCCTATCTGCTGGATGAGAACGGGGTAATCTTGGCTAAAAACCTCAGGGGAAAGCAATTGGAAGATTTTTTAACGAAAACCTTAAAAAATTAA
- the glmS gene encoding glutamine--fructose-6-phosphate transaminase (isomerizing): MCGIVGYTGTRQAYPIVIDGLKKLEYRGYDSAGVALQQGDSVKVYKKAGKVAALEEFVGNQSTAGTTGIGHTRWATHGEPSDRNAHPHVSKSGNLAMIHNGIIENYAQLKSELQKAGYEFHSDTDSEVLLNFIEDIKSKNACSLEEAIRIALKRVTGAYVILLIDAAQPDTIIAARKGSPLVIGIGKNEHFLGSDASPMLAYTKEVVYINDYELAIVKPDELILKNLGNEVITPFVQKLDLELAAIEKGGYDHFMLKEIFEQPTTIADSLRGRLVLNEHKIILSGVDAIQDKLQQARRIIIVACGTSWHAGLVAEYVIEELCRVNVEVEYASEFRYRNPVISSDDVIIAISQSGETADTLVALERAKEQGATIFGVVNVVGSSIARISHAGCYTHAGPEIGVASTKAYTAQLAVLMLFALKLAKAKGTISDERFDELCQELHDVPEKVQWVLDNEVDNIKAIAYKYKDARDVLYLGRGYNFPTALEGALKLKEISYIHAEGYPAAEMKHGPIALVDEELPVVFIASKDTYHEKIVSNIQEIKARKGMVISVMTEGDEVTPTISNDVMVVPEADEVIAPLLTVVPLQLLSYYIGVYRGLDVDKPRNLAKSVTVE; encoded by the coding sequence ATGTGTGGAATTGTCGGTTATACCGGAACGCGTCAAGCTTATCCAATCGTAATTGATGGCTTGAAAAAATTAGAATACAGAGGTTATGACAGTGCTGGTGTAGCACTTCAGCAAGGAGACTCCGTGAAGGTGTACAAGAAGGCAGGAAAAGTCGCTGCCTTGGAAGAATTTGTTGGGAACCAATCGACGGCTGGCACAACGGGGATTGGACATACCCGCTGGGCGACCCACGGTGAACCATCCGATCGCAACGCCCATCCCCATGTTTCCAAATCCGGAAACCTTGCGATGATCCACAACGGGATTATCGAAAACTATGCACAGCTAAAAAGCGAACTTCAGAAGGCAGGGTACGAATTCCATTCGGATACGGACTCCGAGGTACTTTTGAATTTCATCGAAGATATTAAATCCAAGAACGCATGTAGTTTGGAGGAAGCCATCCGTATCGCGTTGAAACGCGTGACAGGTGCCTACGTAATCCTCCTGATCGATGCAGCTCAACCAGATACGATCATCGCTGCCCGCAAGGGAAGCCCTTTGGTGATCGGAATCGGGAAGAATGAACATTTCCTAGGATCGGATGCATCACCGATGCTTGCTTATACCAAGGAAGTAGTGTATATCAACGATTATGAATTGGCCATCGTAAAACCTGATGAGCTGATCCTGAAAAACCTCGGTAACGAAGTGATCACACCATTCGTTCAGAAATTAGATCTGGAATTGGCGGCAATCGAAAAAGGTGGATATGACCATTTCATGTTGAAAGAAATCTTTGAACAACCGACAACCATTGCAGATTCTTTGCGTGGTCGTTTGGTTCTGAATGAGCACAAGATTATCCTTAGTGGGGTAGACGCCATCCAAGATAAGTTGCAGCAGGCACGCCGTATCATCATCGTAGCCTGTGGAACAAGCTGGCATGCGGGTCTTGTGGCAGAATATGTCATTGAGGAGCTATGTCGTGTAAATGTCGAAGTGGAGTATGCTTCGGAATTCAGGTACCGTAATCCGGTGATTTCTTCCGATGATGTCATCATTGCCATTTCCCAAAGTGGAGAAACAGCGGATACGCTGGTTGCTTTGGAACGCGCGAAAGAGCAAGGTGCAACAATCTTCGGAGTCGTGAACGTGGTTGGTTCTTCCATCGCACGGATTTCACATGCCGGTTGTTATACGCACGCTGGTCCGGAAATCGGTGTTGCCAGTACAAAAGCGTATACCGCGCAATTGGCCGTATTGATGTTGTTTGCCCTGAAATTGGCGAAAGCAAAAGGTACCATCTCGGATGAGCGTTTTGATGAATTGTGCCAAGAATTGCACGATGTGCCAGAAAAGGTACAGTGGGTATTGGACAATGAAGTGGATAATATCAAGGCTATCGCCTATAAATATAAAGACGCACGCGATGTGCTTTACCTAGGCCGTGGGTATAATTTCCCTACTGCCCTGGAAGGTGCATTGAAGCTGAAGGAAATCTCCTACATCCACGCTGAAGGATACCCTGCGGCGGAGATGAAGCATGGACCGATTGCATTGGTCGATGAAGAATTGCCGGTAGTGTTCATTGCAAGTAAGGACACCTACCACGAAAAGATCGTAAGTAATATCCAAGAGATCAAGGCCCGTAAGGGTATGGTGATCTCGGTGATGACCGAAGGCGATGAGGTGACACCGACCATTTCAAATGATGTGATGGTGGTACCTGAAGCTGATGAGGTGATCGCACCTTTATTGACCGTTGTTCCATTGCAGTTATTATCGTATTATATCGGTGTTTACCGTGGTTTGGATGTGGATAAACCTCGGAATTTAGCCAAGTCGGTAACTGTGGAATAA
- a CDS encoding 3-keto-disaccharide hydrolase: protein MIKQFAYGLAFTGLLGFGLTSCQQGASDKNNAGQDSTAQKEEVEHNPASQTIPEESKDLLGRWDLTVDKGGKQVPSWIEIKLSGFTTLVGAWVGDSGSSRPISHIKLVDGKFSFAIPPQWEGGEGDFVIEGELAAGNLKGTITSNTGEKYTFTGVKAPYLNRTAAVSWGQPVELFNGKDLTNWKPSNENNKWVVKDGILTNEAAGANLITEQTFEDFKVSLEYRYPEGSNSGIYLRGRYEVQIEDSPKDRHPGTLYLGAVYGFLAPNEMVTKGPNEWNTMDITLVGRLVTVAINGKTVINNQEIPGITGGALDSKEGEPGPLYIQGDHGPIEFRKITLTPGK, encoded by the coding sequence ATGATCAAACAATTTGCTTATGGATTGGCCTTTACAGGTCTGTTGGGCTTCGGCTTGACGTCCTGCCAACAAGGTGCTTCGGATAAGAACAATGCGGGACAGGATTCCACTGCGCAGAAAGAAGAAGTAGAACATAACCCGGCTTCACAGACCATTCCCGAAGAGTCGAAGGACCTATTGGGACGTTGGGACCTCACAGTGGATAAGGGTGGAAAACAAGTTCCTTCGTGGATCGAGATCAAACTATCGGGTTTTACGACCTTGGTTGGTGCATGGGTTGGTGATAGTGGCAGTAGCCGTCCGATCTCGCATATCAAATTGGTTGATGGTAAATTCTCCTTTGCAATCCCACCACAGTGGGAAGGTGGCGAAGGCGACTTTGTGATTGAAGGGGAATTGGCAGCCGGAAATCTAAAAGGAACGATTACCAGCAATACAGGAGAAAAATATACCTTCACCGGTGTAAAAGCACCTTATCTGAACCGTACGGCAGCAGTTTCCTGGGGGCAACCGGTGGAATTGTTCAATGGAAAGGACCTGACCAACTGGAAGCCTTCCAATGAGAATAACAAATGGGTGGTGAAGGATGGTATCCTGACCAATGAAGCTGCAGGAGCAAACCTTATTACTGAACAGACCTTTGAGGATTTCAAGGTGAGTCTGGAATATAGATACCCGGAAGGATCCAATTCCGGAATCTATCTGCGTGGCCGTTACGAGGTACAGATCGAGGATTCACCGAAGGATAGGCATCCGGGAACTTTGTATCTGGGAGCTGTCTACGGCTTCCTGGCACCGAATGAAATGGTCACCAAGGGACCGAACGAATGGAATACCATGGACATTACCTTGGTGGGCCGTTTGGTAACCGTAGCCATCAATGGGAAAACGGTGATCAATAACCAGGAAATCCCAGGTATCACCGGCGGGGCATTGGACAGTAAGGAAGGAGAGCCTGGACCGTTGTACATCCAGGGTGACCATGGTCCGATCGAATTCAGAAAGATTACCCTCACGCCGGGCAAATAA
- a CDS encoding DUF4954 family protein: MGYIIKQPLNWIGYDFIPAEYLPEGKDEYYLRFEQNKNQKTYRNLTAEEIQILEMNHNESTDWNDVLVTDKFFPKQIKRSKFFGLVRIGDMEEVYLEYRDIRLPVGIYNSQIISCDLGDCVALHQVRYIAHFIVGNEVILLNVNEMETSSNAKFGNGILKAGDQDSSRIYLELCNENGGRSVLPFDGMQAADVYLWTRNRQDKVLQQRFWDITHAGFNDIRGYYSEIGDRTVIKNSHTFKNVKIGSDAYIKGISKLKNLTVNSTSEAYTQIGEGCELVNGIIGYGCRVFYGVKAVRFILSSYSQLKYGARLINSFLGDNSTISCCEVLNSLIFPAHEQHHNNSFLCAALVKGQSNMAAGATVGSNHNSRGADGEIIAGRGFWPGLCVSLKHNSRFASYTLIVKGDFLHELDIKFPFSLISNDVTHDRLVVVPGYWFMYNMYALMRNTNKFISRDKRSFKNQYFEYDILAPDTVNELFTGLSEIERAVGKTLGIADPRGWLEAEGKATEEIFVDNAEFSKRQVLLLKPRESYKLFKKLIRYNAVCQVLEHVAPAVVQEKINDFIASGTKRVQFENIGGQLVPVPKLEQLLDDLKKEEVNSWAAMHARYHQMSNEYITDKLHHALASLAEVTERDATSWDAPFWNELLDEALATKKWICEEIHNSRSKDYHNPFRLMVYESVEEMNEVVGRLEDNSFINQQTAEFENFTSKVAAFNGAF, translated from the coding sequence ATGGGATATATTATCAAGCAACCTTTAAATTGGATCGGGTATGATTTCATACCCGCCGAATACCTTCCGGAAGGGAAGGACGAATACTACCTGCGTTTCGAGCAGAACAAGAACCAGAAGACTTACCGTAACCTCACTGCGGAAGAAATCCAGATCCTGGAGATGAACCACAATGAGTCTACGGATTGGAACGATGTACTGGTGACGGATAAGTTCTTTCCGAAGCAGATCAAGCGTTCGAAGTTCTTTGGCTTGGTGCGCATCGGTGATATGGAGGAGGTGTACCTGGAATACCGGGACATCCGCCTGCCCGTGGGGATCTACAATTCCCAGATCATCAGTTGCGACCTTGGCGATTGTGTTGCGCTGCACCAGGTGCGCTACATTGCCCATTTCATCGTGGGGAATGAAGTAATTCTGTTGAACGTCAATGAGATGGAAACCAGTTCCAATGCGAAATTTGGGAATGGTATCCTCAAAGCGGGCGATCAGGACAGCAGTCGGATCTACCTGGAGCTCTGCAATGAGAACGGTGGCCGCTCGGTGTTACCCTTTGATGGGATGCAGGCGGCAGACGTGTACCTTTGGACGCGCAACCGCCAGGATAAGGTCCTGCAGCAGCGCTTCTGGGATATTACCCACGCCGGATTCAACGATATCCGAGGCTATTACAGCGAGATCGGCGATCGTACGGTCATTAAGAATTCCCATACGTTCAAGAATGTGAAGATTGGCTCGGATGCGTATATCAAGGGGATCAGTAAGCTTAAGAACCTGACGGTGAATTCCACCTCGGAAGCCTATACCCAGATCGGGGAAGGTTGCGAATTGGTGAACGGTATCATCGGCTATGGTTGCCGGGTATTCTACGGGGTGAAAGCGGTTCGCTTTATCCTTTCGTCGTACTCCCAACTGAAATATGGCGCACGATTGATCAATTCATTCTTGGGGGATAATTCCACGATCTCCTGTTGTGAGGTATTGAATTCCCTGATCTTTCCAGCCCATGAGCAACACCATAACAACTCTTTCCTGTGCGCAGCATTGGTGAAGGGACAGAGTAATATGGCTGCCGGTGCCACTGTGGGTTCCAACCACAATTCGCGGGGTGCCGATGGTGAGATCATTGCCGGCCGTGGCTTCTGGCCAGGGTTGTGCGTGAGCTTAAAGCACAATTCGCGTTTTGCGTCCTATACCCTGATCGTCAAAGGAGACTTCCTGCATGAGCTGGATATCAAGTTCCCTTTTTCGTTGATCAGCAATGATGTAACACATGACCGTTTGGTCGTGGTTCCGGGGTATTGGTTCATGTACAATATGTATGCGTTGATGCGCAATACCAATAAGTTCATTTCACGCGATAAACGTTCCTTCAAGAATCAATATTTCGAATACGATATCCTAGCTCCCGATACGGTGAATGAACTGTTTACGGGGCTTTCAGAGATCGAGCGAGCAGTGGGCAAGACCCTAGGCATTGCCGATCCACGTGGATGGCTTGAAGCTGAGGGTAAAGCGACCGAGGAGATCTTTGTCGATAATGCCGAGTTCTCCAAACGTCAGGTCCTGTTACTGAAACCACGGGAATCATACAAACTTTTCAAGAAACTGATCCGCTACAATGCGGTGTGCCAAGTATTGGAGCATGTGGCGCCAGCTGTCGTTCAGGAAAAGATTAACGATTTCATCGCATCCGGAACCAAGCGGGTGCAATTCGAAAATATCGGTGGGCAGCTTGTGCCGGTGCCGAAATTGGAACAATTGCTGGATGACCTGAAGAAGGAGGAGGTTAATTCTTGGGCAGCGATGCATGCGCGTTATCATCAGATGAGCAATGAATACATTACCGATAAACTGCACCACGCGCTGGCTTCATTAGCTGAAGTTACTGAACGCGATGCTACAAGTTGGGATGCACCATTCTGGAACGAACTGTTGGATGAAGCGCTAGCGACCAAGAAATGGATCTGCGAAGAAATCCACAACTCCAGAAGCAAGGACTACCACAACCCTTTCCGATTGATGGTCTATGAATCGGTGGAGGAGATGAACGAAGTAGTCGGTCGATTGGAAGATAATAGCTTCATCAATCAGCAGACCGCAGAATTCGAGAATTTCACAAGTAAAGTGGCTGCTTTTAACGGTGCGTTTTAA
- a CDS encoding Smr/MutS family protein yields MARALPKPPKTVDLHAEAFLADLEDYELDELLAESIDYLRDQLDAAIYWDYPEIKFIHGKGKGILRKAVYEELQVYKDSRAISHFHPSYANEDIVVVVIGL; encoded by the coding sequence ATGGCACGTGCATTACCCAAACCACCAAAAACTGTCGACCTCCACGCCGAGGCTTTCCTTGCCGATCTGGAAGATTATGAACTTGACGAACTCCTGGCCGAGTCCATCGATTATCTGAGGGATCAGCTGGATGCCGCCATCTATTGGGATTATCCCGAAATCAAATTTATCCATGGAAAAGGTAAGGGCATCCTGCGCAAGGCAGTTTACGAAGAGCTACAGGTCTATAAGGACTCCCGAGCGATCAGTCACTTCCACCCCTCCTACGCCAATGAAGATATCGTGGTGGTGGTTATCGGACTATAA